In Scophthalmus maximus strain ysfricsl-2021 chromosome 5, ASM2237912v1, whole genome shotgun sequence, the sequence gcaCAAGGAAATCTCTGAACAAGAATGAATGAACACAATAAACAGAAGATAGAACGTATGTTCATAATGACCAAATCATTAAGAAGAACACCCAAACTGCAGAGTGGTCGTGTTCTCCAGAAATATTGAACCACACCACTGACCAGAGCGGCCCCAGATATACGAGAGTCAATTAAAACTGAATTCAGTTCCGTAGgcaaccaaaaatattttgattaaaaatgagacaaaaaggCTCACGAAAAAGAAACCCAGCACAGATTAAAGACATGCAGGACAGGTGGGAAATATATTTCGCAAGAGCTGATGTTAAACCTCATTAACCATCTGATCAGATGTGTGAGCAGAAGCTGCAGACTGCAGTTGgtctgagaggaaacaacaacagcggGACATCACTGGGGAAACATCACAGACGGGGATCAAAGGATGCAGACCACATGTGCATTGTGTAGCAATATATACAGACATTATGGGAAACACTGTCCCCGATAATAAAAAACATCCACCTCTACAGTGAAATATGGAGGGCACTGCCTCCGATACACACAGGTAAAAAATtacctcaattttttttcccattatgGAAGGCACTGCTCCCGATAATGTTGTCAGGACAAGAAGTGTACATGCACCAAGAGACCCAGCACTGACGAGACCTCTCGAGGAGCTcattagaataaaatatatatattaaaaatcgTCAGCTGTGATGTGACCATCTAAGTGTCAGTTATgtttgggggggcgggggggaaggGACTCTTCTCCGCAAACTGTGTGTTTTGCGGAGAAGAGTCCCGATTGTCCCGAGTGCAGTTACTGCCCGTCGGTCGACATGAACACTTCTTGTTAGCAGATGCTGCTTGTCATTTCGACAGTATAACTGTCATAATTATGGAAGGCACTGCTCCCGATAATGTTGTCAGGACGAGAAGTGTCCACTGACGCAGCACTGACGAGACGTCCCGAGGAGTTCAGGTGGGACTCGTGACCGACCCAAGTGTCAGTtatgtttggggaaaaaacaaaaacaaaaaacacctgacACTTCTCTGCAAAGAAGAGTGCGACTGTTCTGAGTGCAGCTTGGTCTGTCGGTCGACATGAACACTTCTTGTTAGCAGATGCTGCTTTTGTCATTTCAACAGTATAACTGTCATAATTATGGAAGGCACTGCTCCcgataattactttttttatttataaaagatttttaaaaaaaaatagatatatttatagTGATCCCTGCcactgataaataaataacaaaataaatagacaagacagtttttgtttcagtgcCACATGGTTGGAGACCTTCtcccttgtttttttgaaagacaGATTTGCTGCATGTAGTTAGGACTTTAAAGATTAATGCAGCTTTGAGTGTCTGACGCTGTCAGTAACTGCTGATCGTCCCAGATCTACTTCTGTTGTCACTGTAACTTAATCCTAAGTGCTTTTAAGTAACCTCTGACAATGAGCCGAGCACATTTCAGCACAGTATGAAATTATAGCTACCACCGAAAAACAGCTCAGGTTTGAACACGAGGCTACAGCAGCAGTGGAAATACCAGCAgttgtgaattattattattatcatcatgtgaaacaaatggaaaacCCATTACATTGTcctgtcatttcacattttataagCTGTGAAGCTGGAAATCACAGTCATTCCTGTGATTATGGCCTGATAATAATTTACTGCAGGAATCTAAATGTAGTTATTAGCACCAAGGTTTTTTCAATATTGTGGTATTCAAGTACCACATGATAAAATGAAAGAATTTCTCTCCAGTTCGAGAAAACAAATTGACCTATTGAACTCTAATGTTAAGGCGGAAGGCTTAtgtatattttatcattaatgTTTGACTTCATGGAGAAGGGCGATGAAGCGGCTCATCAATGAAATGTTGAAACGTATGGGATAGAGGGGATGACAGTGATTTTGGTATCCATTTAGACTTTCATCACTCCCTACGAACCttgattttaaaagctgtgtaactTACTGTTGTAACAGGCTACTGGTTTTCACACCGCTAGTTGGGATTAGTGGGCCAAACCATAAAcaagagggatttttttctcttgtttagATGTCTTTTTCCAAGGACCAGATGTCCCCCGCTAGTGAGTTGGCGCAGCCCTGAATGGTCCAGGTGGCCAGGGCAAACTGGTTGCGGAACAAGTCGGCATCTGCCTCAGGGTGGTCGGTCCAGAGGAAATCGAGGTGGTTGGACAGAGCTGCAAGAGTGTGGGGGCCGGAGCCCAGCAGGATGTGGCGGAAAGGACTCTCTTTGGGAGAAACGTAGGGTGACAGGAAGTTCCTCTCCACCTAAAGAAACAAGTGTAGAAACAAGGGATGATGGAaagagggaaatgtttttttccttttgcatcaCAATGTAAGAGAGCAGTAACTCCAGAAGTAGTGAAGTTGAGgggttttgagtttttttgacaaactgcGACATAaattgaggttgtttttttttcttagaaaaTTTAAAATACTATGCTCCTCCTTTGGATAATCTTCGcagatagatttttttcagcactttttGTCCACTAAAAGTATAACTTTTAGAGagataaactttattttaattcCTAACAGTCCATAGCCTATGGAAATGTAAAGTGGTAGGAGTCTGGCTGACAAATACTTGTGTGGAATTTAAGCTAGGTTAACCACACTCAAGAGTATATATTTCACTAGAATCAGTGGCCATGTGTACTTAGACTTGCATGGCTTTATCTTTGAGACAAGCATAAGCTACTGGCTGCTGCACCAGCTTGTTTCTTACTGACGGTCTGACGAGCAGGAAGTggacaaaccaaaacagtgagGTTGTAGCACAGGCAGCTCAGCAATGAGCTGGAACTTGTTATGAAgttgtggaaagaaaaaggggagctGCAAATTTGGGGGATAATTATTTAAGTTTGTCAATATTAGTGACTCGGTCACATTTCTATTTGATGAAATTATAAAGACAGATTACATTTGCCTCAACACtaaattactttattttaattattaccCATGAGCAGCAAGTAAGTTGCAAATATTCACAGCTGCCTCTTTCCTCTGGCGCCTCCAACTGGTCAAACAATCTTAAATCTTTGGTCAAGACAAGTTAGAGGgaggacatttgttttttttgttttttaatgcaacttcagcaaaaaaactaaaacataaattaaacagtttgtttttcaaagctaCACTGCAGTAGAGCAAAGCACATTAAACTGTGATACTTCATCTCTCATGAAACCACACAACTCAAGACATGCTGAGAGTTGATCCATCATTTCTAAAATACTAAACTTACCGACATGATGCGGTCGTTGAGGAGGCGGCACTTCGCAATGTTCTCCAGGTCACTTTTCTGAATGTCTAATGCCAGTTTCTGAGAGGCACGGCTGTAGGAGCCAGAGGCGGAGGCCAACCACACTACTTTCAAGGCCTTGGGAAGCACCTGAGGCTTCATCTGGAAGAACAAACAGCATCCACGAGGGTACATTTTGAGTTTTGAATAAACACCATTTAAAGGATGTGAATCCTCTCTACATTTTGGGATATGAACttaatgaaatgacatttaaaacaggTAAACTGGCATATTTACAAAGAGAGTAACTACTTTATTAAGTAAAATAATAGCTGCATGATAATAAGTGGACACTCACCCTCAGAATGTTCTTTACTTTAACATTGATCTGAGACACCTGAGAACGCATGAGCCTGCTGTACTTCACCAGGTCCATCTGCAACAGATGATCATGGACCAGCCTCAGCGCCATGTGACCTGCGAACCGGGATGCTGTTATAGCCAGCTGAGGAACTTGGTTGCCCGTGACAGAGTTCAGCTTCTCCCGGGTGTCCAGCTTTGTGCCAAAGAAGCTGTAGTCCTAACGGGGTGGAAAAGTACAAAGCTTAAGCTGGGTTAtggataaaaaaatgtttcatgttaaGTTCAGCAGGGTGACTTACTTCGCTACCAGAGGTGAATCTAAATGACACTGATGAAATGCCCGAAAAGGCGAGGAAAGGATATGCAGCATCATCCATCTTCAGAGGCTCCAAACtggaaaatatacaaatgagaAATAAGATTGGGTCATGGACATTTGCAGTCGGTTAGTATGACGGCAAGCCGACACATTCCAGTTGAGGACGTGATACCGGTGAAAAAACTTTGGATGTCACGGAGATGTATAAATACTGACACTCTGAATGGGGATGAAAGCAACGGCCTGGTCAGACTTACACATTTGATTCCCAGTTGCCGCCTGAAAACCGAGAATAGAGAGATGCACCTTTGGTTGCAGAGTCAACCTGAGGAGCAAACAATTGTATACGTTTGTCATCTCAACATTGTGgcaaaactgacattttactGAACCGCAAACAATACAGCAGATTTGCGATAGATGCTACTAAAAATTAGATTGACTGAATGTCCTCTTGCTGGGGACTCACCTCATTCAGCGTGTTCTCAATTAGGTTGTGCATCAAGGGACTGCCTGCTACTTTGAATGCCTTGTGACCTGGAGGAGAACACTTACAAGTATTACATTGTGAACTCAGCATTGACATTTCATCACCTCTTAAGTAGtatatggcaaaaaatgtttgcaaacaGCGACTTATTTACCCGTCCAGTACAgtagacacagagcaacattatcatttatttatttctagtATGTAAACAGAATGTCTGGCTCTGTAGCTGTTAAATACTTCACAAGGTTCACCAGCTAGTCGCTAACTGCGTCCGTCTGCCCTTTGATGTTGAGCAGGTCGAGCACAATGGGGTTTTAGAGATTTCTCACTGTAACTGCTGCctcactcgctgtgaatcttccagagatttccctgctgtattctaaCACGGGGTCATTcggacattctctggaaattTGACAGGGGGGACTGGCAGGAAGAGCAACATTTgacgttctcacatacagcccttctgaaaaagttcagggaaatgtccagaCTTGAGTGCATATCTATAAGCAGCTAGAGATACCTTAAATATTTGCTTGCTAAAAAGTGTTGAGTAAGAAACCTGACGACAAGATGTCCAATATGCTTCTGACCATGGGAGTGCATACCTGTTACAACACCATCCAGGTTGATGTAGGTGAAAGCCTTCATGCTCAGGGAGGACACGTAACcctaaaaatacacaaaataaaattaaaataacaaaatgaagtGCAAACTCAATCATTACTGCAGAAAATAGCTGTTGATCgagaaaattatgaattaaatcATGCAATTCTCACCTCCAACCACTCTGTGGCACCAACACTCCCATATTCTCCAGCACTCCAGCTCGCAAACACAATGCTCCTCCTTGGCTTGAATTCATCTGtccaggatgaaaaaaaaacattaactaaaACAGCAgagctaaaaaaacaaagtgctcAGATTCTGAGAACAAGTTTCTTTCGTTCTTTCATTGCATACATTATGTGGAACCTGATCTCAATATTATGTCTATTATTTTTGGGTCAAAGTCTCACTACGTTTGatattaaaaaactaaacatcgGCAGCGACTGAGGCAGAGACTTACCGTTTTTCACCATGTCCGAGATGGAACGAGCCAGTTCAACAAGGATGCTGGTGCCAACGGTCGATGCAGCAAAACCTGGACCCCATGCGTCCCTCTGGGCACCAATGACCACATAccgatcttaaaaaaaaaaaaaaaaaaaaaacaacgacgaGACACTCATTACTTGCATTGTTTTCAGTAAACTGACTCCTTGTCACAGCATCTCTTGTTTTAGTAAGCGTCTCACTGTACCTGGATCCACCAAGCCTTTGATGACGCCGAAAACGTTATATATCTTTTTCTCAGCAAGAACGTTGTTGACCTCCACAGTTATAACATCGCTGTCATTTCCCAGTTTGTTGTAGCATGCCCATTCTCCCGGTGCAGCCTGACCCTGCAGCTGCCTACAGGACACATGATAAACACTGGGTGAGCCAACACGAAGAATGCAAGACCAATCATTTAGAGTCTCAGTCTCTTCAAGGGGCATCATTGTAGATGTGAGCTTTACCTCAGAATTTTGGTAGCCATGGCTGTGGTGATGGTCTGAGCCACGATTTTTGGCAGACCTGAAGACTGGACAGGGGGAAACTGGGTGTGGTTGAAAGAAGGGAAGCCAGGGGTGTAGGGATCCCCTGAACCCATGTGGACCTGTGAAAAGACAGAAGTTTTACACAGTTTGCCCAGCAGCAATGATGTGACAACAAAGTTTTCCACAAAGATTTTTCCAATAGCATGGAGGCTTGTTGTaatgctttttaaatatatttttttttaaaacagaaaaacaaaaacaaaacattcagtaATTACTTCCAAGTTTACATCTCTTTCCCAGCCTTTTGCTGGCACAATGCTACATTTCTTGCTGGCACCAGTGATGGACTAACAAATCATCAGCAGGAATTGATTCCCCTTGTGCTCAGAAAGAGACTAGtttaacacaaaatacaaaGCAAACAGGGAACCGCCGATCAAAATATGGCTCCATGCGACCAGTTATATTCAAACTGCTTCAAAAAAGGTAACTGTACATAAGTGATGAATTTAACATCCTACgtacaaagaaacaaaccaaGTGTTCTAACATAGGTTTTCTAAAACTCACATGTCCAAAGAGCGGAGTGTTGTCTCCAATAGAGTAATCAGTGGGGTCTGGGTAGATCAACACAGCAGAGGCATTCAACTTGGCAGCATTGGCTACCTGGAAGCAAAAAGGGAATTCATGGactattcatatttc encodes:
- the tfr1a gene encoding transferrin receptor 1a yields the protein MDQARSTISKFLNGEPHSYTRFNLTQNMEGDNSQVEMKLSSDMEEEVGGNGVGEHLNHNPTNKPYMTQRLRRSPKNLCFMAAATLLIFIIGYLIGYLVHRKKDFAPTAAASTVPFIDAAPVLQETGAAPLMNWDNVKSLLAQKLSAAKFEAVFSDLSSTNHRAGSPGDEVLWNKVFNKFIEYGMDPWIDRHYVKVQDPPVSGSNRFVFKGGLEERPDGFLSYSENGEVTGAVVYAHYGQDKDFMMLQNKNFNLSGRVVLLRAGRISFAEKVANAAKLNASAVLIYPDPTDYSIGDNTPLFGHVHMGSGDPYTPGFPSFNHTQFPPVQSSGLPKIVAQTITTAMATKILRQLQGQAAPGEWACYNKLGNDSDVITVEVNNVLAEKKIYNVFGVIKGLVDPDRYVVIGAQRDAWGPGFAASTVGTSILVELARSISDMVKNDEFKPRRSIVFASWSAGEYGSVGATEWLEGYVSSLSMKAFTYINLDGVVTGHKAFKVAGSPLMHNLIENTLNEVDSATKGASLYSRFSGGNWESNVLEPLKMDDAAYPFLAFSGISSVSFRFTSGSEDYSFFGTKLDTREKLNSVTGNQVPQLAITASRFAGHMALRLVHDHLLQMDLVKYSRLMRSQVSQINVKVKNILRMKPQVLPKALKVVWLASASGSYSRASQKLALDIQKSDLENIAKCRLLNDRIMSVERNFLSPYVSPKESPFRHILLGSGPHTLAALSNHLDFLWTDHPEADADLFRNQFALATWTIQGCANSLAGDIWSLEKDI